A single genomic interval of Salinarchaeum sp. IM2453 harbors:
- a CDS encoding shikimate kinase: MRGKATAPAAGTIINALATGHGSAFAIQESITATVELDAEQDSVSGTITEDPSADTALIERCVSMVTDRYGGGEGGTVQTESEIPLAAGLKSSSAAANATILATLSALGKADEVDRTTACKIGVAAARDVGVTITGAFDDASASMLGGVTVTDNSSDSLLRQDTFEYDALVWTPPERAYSADADVDRCKQIAPIVKTATRLAKNGQYTEAMNVNGLAYSTALQFPTEPALEALPHVAGVSLSGTGPSVVAIGNQESLKEVKHMWDIRDGKTWLTTTQNSGAQTI, from the coding sequence ATGCGCGGAAAAGCAACGGCTCCAGCTGCAGGGACAATTATCAATGCACTTGCAACGGGACATGGGTCTGCGTTTGCAATCCAGGAATCAATTACTGCTACTGTTGAACTTGATGCAGAACAAGACTCTGTATCTGGTACAATTACTGAAGACCCATCAGCAGATACAGCCTTAATTGAACGTTGTGTATCAATGGTCACTGATCGGTATGGAGGGGGCGAAGGGGGGACCGTCCAGACCGAAAGCGAAATTCCGCTCGCAGCTGGATTAAAAAGTTCTAGTGCGGCTGCAAACGCGACAATCTTGGCAACACTTTCTGCACTTGGGAAAGCTGACGAGGTTGATCGGACAACAGCATGTAAGATTGGCGTTGCAGCTGCCCGAGATGTTGGGGTCACGATCACAGGAGCATTTGACGACGCTTCCGCCAGCATGCTCGGTGGCGTAACAGTAACCGATAATTCTTCTGATAGCCTCCTCCGTCAGGACACATTTGAGTATGATGCCCTTGTCTGGACTCCACCAGAACGGGCCTATAGTGCAGATGCTGATGTCGACCGCTGTAAACAGATTGCGCCGATAGTTAAAACTGCTACTAGATTGGCTAAAAACGGACAGTACACAGAAGCGATGAATGTCAACGGGTTGGCATACTCAACTGCACTTCAGTTCCCAACTGAGCCAGCACTTGAGGCTCTACCCCACGTTGCTGGCGTCTCACTTTCAGGAACCGGACCAAGTGTTGTTGCTATTGGTAATCAAGAAAGTCTAAAAGAGGTCAAACATATGTGGGATATAAGAGACGGAAAAACATGGCTGACAACAACACAGAATTCGGGAGCACAAACGATATGA